The nucleotide sequence ttcgttttcttcttcttcaagcaaaCCACTTCTCTCTCAACCTGTTCCTGACAAAGACGAAACCATCTCACCCTTCAACCCTTCATCTCAGCTCAAGCTCTCCGTCACCGATCTTCCAGTACCGGAAACTAACCTCTGCTCTTTCTCTCAATCCGTCCTCAACGGTACATAGCTCTTAATCCCTAATGATGATTGCTTATGTCTGATTTGAATTGGATTTGGGGAGTAATGTAGTTGTTTTCAGGAACCAATGTTTTGTGCGGATTAGGGTTAATAACAATGCCTTATGCGATAAAAGAAAGTGGATGGCTTGGTTTGCTCATACTCTTGTTCTTCGGAGTCATCACTTGCTACACAGGTGTTCTCATGAAGAGATGTCTAGAAAGTTCTCCTGGTCTTCAAACTTACCCAGACATTGGTCAAGCCGCCTTTGGAATCACCGGTCGCTTCATCATCTCTGTAAGTTTGTTTCAGATCCATTTACCAACAATCCCTTCATATATAGATTCTCTTCCTTGAAACTGAAGCTTaggtttttgttctgtttcttgaattGCAGATTCTTCTGTACGTGGAGTTGTACGTAAGTAATACTTCTTCTGAGAACAGCTTTGGATTCTTCCAttaactctgtttttgttaattGTAACTTTGTTGTGTCCATAAATAGGCAGCTTGTGTGGAGTACATAATCATGATGAGCGATAACTTATCAGGACTATTCCCAAACATTTCATTAAGCATTGCTTCGGGGATATCACTAGACTCTTCTCAGATCTTTGCAATCTTGACCACCATTCTTGTTCTTCCAACAGTCTGGCTAAAAGATCTTAGCTTGCTTTCTTACCTTTCAGGTTTGGTTTTTCCCACTAAAATCTCTGTTTTAAGTTTATCTCCTCGATCGATTGGTTTAGATCTAATGGATGGACCATTCTTGCGGTTTTGAAACTGTAAAATCTAGTTGGTGGAGTCTTGGCGTCAATCTTGCTCGGTCTCTGCCTCTTCTGGATTGGTGTGGTCGATGGAATTGGGTTTCATGCAACAGGAAAAGTTTTTGACTTCAGTAACTTACCTGTCGCTATAGGAATTTTCGGTTTTGGTTACTCGCGTCATTCGGTTTTTCCTAACATCTACTCTTCAATGAAAGATCCTTCAAAGTTTCCTCTCGTCTTAGTCATCTGGTAAGTTCTTCTAGCTAGAGAAACCTCTCTCCTTACTTGTTTCACTCTGAACCCTAATTGACTTGCTCCTTTGCTGTCCTTTTTCTCTTATGCAGCTTTACTTTTTGCACATTCTTGTACATAGCTGTTGCCACCTGTGGCTACACCATGTTTGGCGAAGCGGTCGAATCACAGTTTACATTAAACATGCCTAAACAATTCTTTGCATCTAAAGTTGCGGTCTGGACAGCGGTAAAATACAACATTCTTTTATGTTCTCTGTATATAGTTAGTTGTACTTGTATAACCAGAAAGTGATTTTGTTTAACCTTCTAGGTCATCACACCTATGACAAAATACGCATTAACAATCACCCCAATCGTTATGAGTCTCGAAGAGCTTATTCCTATGGCTAAGATGAGATCACATGGTGTATCGATAATATTTAGAACAGTCCTAGTTACCTCTACTTTGGTGGTTGCTCTTTCAGTTCCTTTCTTCGGTAATTTCTTTATACCAAGACTGTCACTCTAACTTCCTAAGCAAGAAACACATATCACCATAGTTTCTCTAATCAAATATTCTCTATTACAGCGATCGTGGCAGCACTAATCGGATCCTTCCTTGCAATGCTTGTGGTAAGTTCTTCAATCTCAagtaaaattgaaattaaaaatattgatcaaACCACtgacattttttgttgttgtttcaggCTCTTATCTTTCCATGTCTTTGTTATCTCAGTATCCTCAAGGGTAAATTAAGCAACACACAAGTAAGCACATATCCACTATATCATTTGATTCTCTTGGGGAATTTTAGTAAACTTTAaccgttttttctttttctttgtgttgaTTCATTTGTTCAGATTGGACTATGCGTATTCATTATACTCTTCGGGGTGGTGAGTGGTTGTTGTGGTACTTACTCGGCTATCTCAAGATTAGCCAATCAAATGACATGATTAACTGCAACATCGATCGTGGTTTATtcagaggtttttttttttggttttagaaaacATATAGAGAGATGAAACCAAAAGATAGTCCCACAGTTTGGATTTAAAAATTGTCACAAAATGTATCATTCATATGTATCATGGTTTTCATTTAGCAAAAACTCAATATACATTATTCATTGGCAGCAAAATTCGTTGAAATGATTGGTCTTGCGAACTGCAATCATCAATATTCTCTCTAAAACTTAGACCACTGATCTGGTCTATAAATTACTTAAACCTATAGATTAATGCCACTAATTTACACTGACCAGAACTTATATATCAGTATTATAAAAGAGACCAGAGTAATTAATTTTAGTATGAAAAATGAAACTATAAAACCTACATATACATATTTCTATCATATGCTATAATTGCATAGTACAATGTAGAACCTAAAATATTGTGAATTCAAAGCAATGTGTGATGTGTCGTCACACGAACAACCTAGTGGGCAAGTGATAAGAAGTTGACAGTATTGATTGGGTAAGTGAAGGTATCCTGATTTGGAgcaggactcaataaaaatggacCCAACTCATAAATGATGGGGCTTTGTCCTAAAAACAGCAAGGCAAACAACATGTGCTACCATACTTCTCAATTTAAAAAAGTCTATTTCCATGTGAATGTCACAtctttaaactcttttttttttttttgttctttccatCATTTTTATTCCATTTCACAAAAGTAGTTAACATTATGAAGTTCATTAGTTTATCTTACAGCTCGTTTGTTCTTTATTTAGTAGgttaattatttgtttcaaaatgGTTTGGGAAAAAGTGAATATAATGATAAACTGAAAAGTTCAAGTCTTTACATCTCTAAACATGGGATCCAAACTATATCACATGCAATGTCTTACTCATTTACAAGTCGTAGATATAAATTTCCCATGATGTGTTTGTTGCATTAGTCTCTCATGATGAAAatgattagaagaaaaataattttaaaaatatggagAAAACATTGGACTGTTTTAAAAATATGCGCACCGTCCAAACTTCCATGGCAAATCCATTGACGAAACCAAGGTAAACACACATGCTtaagtgttttttaattaaagaaaaaaaaacagaagtgtAAGCTTAAATTCATGAGTTTAATTAAGTAACAGAATTCAACCTTAATGAAGAGATTAAATACTATTAAAATCATTCCCTCTTAATTATTTGCCTCAGTTATAGAGCCGTCCACTGTACACACCCCCACACATTAAAAAATCCATCAGACTGAAACGATGCTATTCAAAATTTCTAACATGTTGATTAGTTCATGTCATTTGTGTTCATCAGTGTCGTACTCTTGCATATTAACTTTCCATATTGAATATCAAcagaaatttttaattattcataaCCAACATTCACATTTGTGTCTTTTCACAATTActattaaaactaaaataacacAAATAATTAAGGAATTCGGAATTTCaatcaaaaacacaattttaataTAAGGAAAATGATGACAGCGATAGATAATATTTACAGAATATTTTGTGAAagctatttttttctataacaattaatgaaaaaaaaagtctactaataatatatgttattttcatggaaggaaaaataaaacaaaaacagagatattTTTCCAgctgaaaagaacaaaacatctctCATTGTTTGTTCAGTGAACTTGCACCAAACTCATCAaacttcacttcttcttcttcttcttcttcttcttcttcactaaccACATAGACATACTCAGTTTTGTTTtgcaagaaacacacaaacttcttacaataatcaaaataaactCTCATCATGTTCTCAAGATTACatcctctgtttcatcttcttattcttctcattCTTTTCATTAGAACACATaaatgtttctcttcttcttcttcttcttcttcttcttcttattcttcatctCAAACACTTGTTTTGCCTCTAAAGACCCGAATAACCCCAACGGATCATCGACCCACCGACAAACTCCATTTTCACCACAACGTCACTCTCACCGTTACTCTCACCGTCGGCACTCCTCCTCAAAACATCTCCTTGGTCATTGACACTGGCAGCGAACTCTCCTGGCTTCGCTGCAACCGTTCCTCTAACCCAAACCCGGTTAACAACTTCGACCCGACCCGTTCTTCCTCTTATTCCCCAGTCCCCTGTTCCTCACCCACTTGCCGTACCCGTACCCGAGACTTCCTCATACCAGCTTCTTGCGACTCAGACAAACTCTGCCACGCCACTCTCTCCTACGCCGACGCTTCCTCCTCCGAAGGCAACCTCGCCGCCGAGATTTTTCACTTCGGAAACTCCACCAACGACTCCAACCTCATTTTTGGGTGTATGGGATCCGTATCCGGATCCGACCCGGAAGAAGACTACAAGACAACCGGGTTATTGGGTATGAACCGtggatctctctctttcatatCTCAGATGGGTTTCCCCAAGTTCTCGTATTGCATCTCCGGCACCGACGACTTCCCCGGGTTCCTTCTCCTCGGCGACTCTAACTTCACGTGGTTAACGCCGTTAAATTACACGCCGTTAATTCGGATCTCGACGCCGCTACCTTATTTCGACCGTGTCGCTTACACCGTCCAGCTCACGGGGATTAAAGTTAACGGCAATCTTTTACCCATCCCTAAATCGGTTCTCGTACCGGATCATACCGGTGCTGGTCAAACCATGGTTGATTCCGGTACTCAGTTTACTTTCTTGCTTGGACCGGTTTACACCGCGCTTCGATCGGATTTCTTAAACCGGACAAACGGGATATTAACGGTTTACGAGGACCCGGATTTCGTTTTCCAAGGAACCATGGATTTGTGTTACCGGATTTCGCCAATCCGAATCAGGACCGGGATTCTCCACCGGTTACCAACGGTTTCCTTGGTTTTTGAAGGAGCCGAGATAGCGGTTTCGGGTCAGCCGCTATTATACCGAGTCCCGCATCTCACAGTTGGGAACGATTCGGTGTATTGTTTCACATTTGGAAACTCCGATCTTATGGGAATGGAGGCATACGTGATTGGACATCATCATCAGCAGAACATGTGGATCGAATTTGATCTACAGAGATCAAGAATCGGTTTAGCTCCGGTACAATGTGATGTATCCGGTCAGAGACTTGGAATCGGATCGTAATCCATAGATGATAGATATAACCACCCCCGTGtgtaattatagtttttttttttgcctacgTAGTAAATTGAGTAGAGTGAGACTTGTTCACGTGCGGGGATAGGGTAATAACTTCGAGTTGTTACTTGTTAAGTTGTTATTAGTAGTAGTTAGCTGTCTGTTTGATTTTGACATGGTTCTTACTTCTTACTTACCTCTTTTGCGTAATTAATTttgctttttagggtttttttttaattctcacAGTCTTTAATAATCATCAATTTTGTTGTGTGTTCCAAAAAATTAATCTTAAAAATCGCGAAATTGTTTTGACCTTTGTTGGGCGATGGAGTTCAAAAGAAGGCCCAACTAATTTTCCTCAAAAGAAGGCCCATAACcaaaggtttttttatttttggcggTCTGATGACAGTTCACACAAGTGGCTGACGtgttatatataaacacaagGGTCCACAACAGTCTCACTCCCACGTGGGAAGATCACGCGTTTTACTGtcttttcctttaaaaaaatgtttggcTCACGCGCCGTTACACGTGCGGGCCTCTCTCATGAGCCAATGGTTTCGCGCCAGCTCAGGGCGTGAGTTGCAGTCGCCGCTGTTTGAGAACACGGGTTTGCTTTTCTCCTTTCCTTCTCTCTTAAACCAAACccatttgaaatatttttattaatgtaaATTATTCAGAGTGgacacaaaacataataatcATCAAACTTCATCAGTCATCACCAACAACAGAGTATCTCTGGGTTTTGGAAGAATCTTGGGGGTAGCATCTTCTGAAATCATGGATGATGCAGATGAGTGTTGTAGCCCTTCTCTGGatcataggtttttttttttttttttttttaatttcttttcaaTCACATGTCACGAACAGAAGaaaatatatcttctttttacttttaacttttCCATAAATATCTAtgtaaagattgaaacttgatTTCAAAGACACGTATCTTGAATCTGAAAACATCACTCCTCGTTTCTCAGATATACTACTACTCTGTTGTTTGTTCTGCTTTCGTATGTTTCGggaaagttttcatttttagtgAATTTGTAACTTCCTGAGCTCTTATATAGTATGGTGTCTGTAAGGTGTTTGATGGTTTTCCTCGCTGTGTGTTTAAGATGAATTGAGTTTGGTGTTTAGGATTTGTATTTCAACTTCATCCTGTTGTTTGATGGCTTAAGAGATACTCAACACTtcaatctttaagtacagctagAGCATAGCTTTATCTTTGCTCTTATCCAAATTTAAGATTCTGGACTTAGCTAAATTTATGATCCTTTCTCTTCATATCTCAGTGGTATTGATGATaaatgttttgtcttttgttaaATGGTGTGAATACAACTAATATGGATATGACCCTTTATGGTATGAGTTGAGtattactcttctttttttttatcttttacctCTTTTGTCTCAAAAGTCAAATTTATGACCTTTACTATACCTTAATTTGCTTTCAGTGATATCAACGATCCGATGGTGGTTGCTCTGGAATCTCTAGACTcaagcaaaaagagaaaagtacGTGCTGAAGAATCAGACTTGTTACCTCTGCCAAAACACTTCTGTCAGGATCAGCAacaagcttctcttcttcttgattcttcatGTCAATCATCAGATATAGAATATGCAGAATGCTCTTCTTATGCCACGGAAGACACAAAAACCAGCGAGGAGGCCTCATCTTCTGCATCTTTTACAAGCCCTTCTTTGTACATGTTTAAAGACTCTGTTTGTTCAACCGGAAGTTCTAGTTCTGGTTATGCTACATCAAGCATAGAACAGTCCTGTTCCAAAGTTGATCACAAAGCACAAGAAGATGCTGATGAAGACTTTACACTCATGGAATTCATTTGTCCCGACTCCGATTTAGCGGCTGAAGATCTTCAAGAGGTTCTGAATCCAGTTGGGTCTTATATTCTTTCTTCTGCAAGGTGGAGTGTCGGCAACCAAGGTAATcaatgaaaagatgaaaaagagtTTAGTGTCATGCATTGCAACAGTGTGTATGGGATTCATTTGTGATATTGTTTCACCATTTGGATTGCAGATTCTGAAGAAGCTACAACGAAACCAACCATTGATCAAGAGTTTGAGCAGTACTTTTCAACACTTATGATGTAAGAACAACATGAATCTAGATATATGGATCAGTATCACTAATCACGGTAATATCTATGTAaatatttcaccttgttttgTTGGTTAGAAACATATAAAACCAGACCAGAGAAAACCTTTTTACATGTCCCCAATGTTGCAACTATATGTATGATCCATGGATGTCACCTTCAATACTATTAGTGTTCAGACACAAATACTGAAACGATTCACATTGATTATTTCCCTTAACCACTTATCCAAATactgaaaagaaagaaagaaagaaagcataaaaaaaaaaaaaccaaaatcctctAAATCATATCTCTCAGCTTGGTTTCGAGAATAGAGCTTCGAGATCCTTCAGTGCATGTTCCTCAGTAGCTTTTACCGCCGCGAGAATTGGATGATAGTAATCAGAGTGATCACTCACACACTTTAGCAGTGTCCCAAAGAGTCCCGCACACTTGGTAACCAAATCTTTCTCGTTCTCCCCAGCTTCCTCATTGAAAGTGCAATTAACAGTCCAAGCCGTAAATGATTCTTTGCAAGAACCTCCTTCCATGAATGTTGTAATGCTCCTCTCGACTTCCTCTTCGCTTAGTTCATCTAAGGAAACCGTTGAAGGCAGTATAGCTTTCATTAAGCCTTCGTACAAATCTTTCTCCACAGTTTTTTTATCTGACGCAAGGATCGGCTGATAGTAATCAGAGTGAGCCTCCATACACTTCTGGAGCATCGGGTAACACGGACCTAtaacttccttcttcttttcagCTTCATACACGCAATctaaaaaatctgtaaatacTTCTTTGCATCCACCTCCCTTCATGAAATCATCATATCTACGCCAAGTGCTTGAGGGAACTCCTACGGACGGGGCTTGGTTGTTGTTTTGAGATTTGTGCTCCGGTTTCTGATCGGTAGATGATATGATCCCCATATTTTCTCAGCAGTGAAAGAGATCGGATCTTATGAAAATCGAGGAACCGAGGAAAAGGATAGGTCCCAAATAACTTTGTGAATGATACAATTAAGAGAtgagaagatatatataaaggGATTACACGAGTACGTCAAGTAGACTAGGTATTTGagtattacaattttttattattattaatatatgttaAGTACGAAGACAAGATAATCCTAAGCTCAAACAAATAGAGAATATATCttaggaagaaaagaaaaaaacagagaatatcCGCATAATAAACCGACACCAGTTTACCAAATCAATCCGAAAATATATGTACAAATATCTTTCAAGAGAGGATTGTTAtataaataacattaaaaaaaaaaaacaaatcatcttaAATCACTGATATCTTAGCATTAAtttcaattaatatatgttattttgtatattaaaaataatattcttaCAAATAAACAACACCAAAGggtgtttttgaaaaataatataaaaatatattttagaaattctataatttttccaaacaatctctattttagaggtgagaatataTGTGGATTGGAATAAATTTGCCTATAAAATagattgttatatttttctctatttatagaattatagagaaaaaaaaattagagatggaTTGGAGATACTCTTGTTAATGTGATGTCTTAGCATTAGCTTGAATTATTAATGTGATATCTTAGCATCTTAGCGTTAACTTGACTTATTAATGCGATTAGTTTATATGATGGTCACCATACATGCTTGTAAAATTATCCGAGGTCTGATTAGCTAGTTGGAATTGTAAAATTGTATGcacacatataaatatttttaaaattaaattttttttgtttcgattaCTAAGAGTGTCTAGCCGAAACCCTTTAATGTGGGTCATTAATACACACGTATATAGTGCAAAACTTTTAAACAGAAAAATGCTCAAAATGGGGTTTTCCGCCCTTTAATGTGGGTCATTAAtctatttcttaatttttgacTATTGATATTtactctttaatatttttttatagtatttcatactccctccgtttcataatataggatgtttagagaagtctttttgtttcataatataggatgtttccaactttctatgcaacttttagattaaatttatattttatattatgcagacttgtttatgattggttaaactttttaaaagtaattatttcttaatatgcgtgttttcactaaaacatcttatattttgaaacggagggagtattatacattttttgttcATGACTTTCAGTTAACNTTCTGGTGTGGTCGAAGGATCCTTTGACGCAGGCTATCTCCTGAACGTTAAGGTTAAAGACAGTGACATCAAACTCAGAGGTCTCGTGTTCATACCGGACAGAGTCAAACCGGTCACTCCAGAAAACGACGTGGCTCCTCTTGTTAGAATGTATGGAAGAGAAGAGATCAAAAATAACCAAACTGATCAACCTGATCTCCCTATTGGTCAACCAATGAAGGATGCTGCTGTTGTCACTACTGACTCGGAGATTAATGAATATGCTCAAGCTTTAACATTAATGCAACATATGAGCAATGGCGCGGTTCAAGCTAAGGAAGCTACGCCTGAGAAAGATGAAGTGATGGAAGAAGCCGCTACTAGGTTAGTGGAG is from Camelina sativa cultivar DH55 chromosome 20, Cs, whole genome shotgun sequence and encodes:
- the LOC104768383 gene encoding vacuolar amino acid transporter 1-like isoform X1, producing the protein MKLDEEFLHDRDHSFLTDDEENQADLACSDDEHHDGEDGEYRRNGANSDSSSPLSRDRSENNLSDVSNPPWPQSYRQSMDLLSGMTPPTVSFMPRGSSSRRLVSSFLKKQQQSSFTDSFSSSSSKPLLSQPVPDKDETISPFNPSSQLKLSVTDLPVPETNLCSFSQSVLNGTNVLCGLGLITMPYAIKESGWLGLLILLFFGVITCYTGVLMKRCLESSPGLQTYPDIGQAAFGITGRFIISILLYVELYAACVEYIIMMSDNLSGLFPNISLSIASGISLDSSQIFAILTTILVLPTVWLKDLSLLSYLSVGGVLASILLGLCLFWIGVVDGIGFHATGKVFDFSNLPVAIGIFGFGYSRHSVFPNIYSSMKDPSKFPLVLVICFTFCTFLYIAVATCGYTMFGEAVESQFTLNMPKQFFASKVAVWTAVITPMTKYALTITPIVMSLEELIPMAKMRSHGVSIIFRTVLVTSTLVVALSVPFFAIVAALIGSFLAMLVALIFPCLCYLSILKGKLSNTQIGLCVFIILFGVVSGCCGTYSAISRLANQMT
- the LOC104768383 gene encoding vacuolar amino acid transporter 1-like isoform X2, with protein sequence MDLLSGMTPPTVSFMPRGSSSRRLVSSFLKKQQQSSFTDSFSSSSSKPLLSQPVPDKDETISPFNPSSQLKLSVTDLPVPETNLCSFSQSVLNGTNVLCGLGLITMPYAIKESGWLGLLILLFFGVITCYTGVLMKRCLESSPGLQTYPDIGQAAFGITGRFIISILLYVELYAACVEYIIMMSDNLSGLFPNISLSIASGISLDSSQIFAILTTILVLPTVWLKDLSLLSYLSVGGVLASILLGLCLFWIGVVDGIGFHATGKVFDFSNLPVAIGIFGFGYSRHSVFPNIYSSMKDPSKFPLVLVICFTFCTFLYIAVATCGYTMFGEAVESQFTLNMPKQFFASKVAVWTAVITPMTKYALTITPIVMSLEELIPMAKMRSHGVSIIFRTVLVTSTLVVALSVPFFAIVAALIGSFLAMLVALIFPCLCYLSILKGKLSNTQIGLCVFIILFGVVSGCCGTYSAISRLANQMT
- the LOC104768384 gene encoding aspartic proteinase PCS1, translated to MFSRLHPLFHLLILLILFIRTHKCFSSSSSSSSSSYSSSQTLVLPLKTRITPTDHRPTDKLHFHHNVTLTVTLTVGTPPQNISLVIDTGSELSWLRCNRSSNPNPVNNFDPTRSSSYSPVPCSSPTCRTRTRDFLIPASCDSDKLCHATLSYADASSSEGNLAAEIFHFGNSTNDSNLIFGCMGSVSGSDPEEDYKTTGLLGMNRGSLSFISQMGFPKFSYCISGTDDFPGFLLLGDSNFTWLTPLNYTPLIRISTPLPYFDRVAYTVQLTGIKVNGNLLPIPKSVLVPDHTGAGQTMVDSGTQFTFLLGPVYTALRSDFLNRTNGILTVYEDPDFVFQGTMDLCYRISPIRIRTGILHRLPTVSLVFEGAEIAVSGQPLLYRVPHLTVGNDSVYCFTFGNSDLMGMEAYVIGHHHQQNMWIEFDLQRSRIGLAPVQCDVSGQRLGIGS
- the LOC104768385 gene encoding protein FAR-RED-ELONGATED HYPOCOTYL 1-LIKE isoform X1; its protein translation is MDDADECCSPSLDHSDINDPMVVALESLDSSKKRKVRAEESDLLPLPKHFCQDQQQASLLLDSSCQSSDIEYAECSSYATEDTKTSEEASSSASFTSPSLYMFKDSVCSTGSSSSGYATSSIEQSCSKVDHKAQEDADEDFTLMEFICPDSDLAAEDLQEVLNPVGSYILSSARWSVGNQDSEEATTKPTIDQEFEQYFSTLMM
- the LOC104768385 gene encoding protein FAR-RED-ELONGATED HYPOCOTYL 1-LIKE isoform X2, whose amino-acid sequence is MVVALESLDSSKKRKVRAEESDLLPLPKHFCQDQQQASLLLDSSCQSSDIEYAECSSYATEDTKTSEEASSSASFTSPSLYMFKDSVCSTGSSSSGYATSSIEQSCSKVDHKAQEDADEDFTLMEFICPDSDLAAEDLQEVLNPVGSYILSSARWSVGNQDSEEATTKPTIDQEFEQYFSTLMM
- the LOC104768386 gene encoding uncharacterized protein LOC104768386, with amino-acid sequence MGIISSTDQKPEHKSQNNNQAPSVGVPSSTWRRYDDFMKGGGCKEVFTDFLDCVYEAEKKKEVIGPCYPMLQKCMEAHSDYYQPILASDKKTVEKDLYEGLMKAILPSTVSLDELSEEEVERSITTFMEGGSCKESFTAWTVNCTFNEEAGENEKDLVTKCAGLFGTLLKCVSDHSDYYHPILAAVKATEEHALKDLEALFSKPS
- the LOC104772088 gene encoding uncharacterized protein LOC104772088 — encoded protein: XSGVVEGSFDAGYLLNVKVKDSDIKLRGLVFIPDRVKPVTPENDVAPLVRMYGREEIKNNQTDQPDLPIGQPMKDAAVVTTDSEINEYAQALTLMQHMSNGAVQAKEATPEKDEVMEEAATRLVEFFSNPVRNSVTAQAPSPVVVQKGEARGFNLMEEPVSQGEKVPEELLLELGNKTTTLIANLFGGEKKKADRIMEEEEKYILQYHEFCKYIHI